A genomic window from Blastococcus saxobsidens DD2 includes:
- a CDS encoding nitrite/sulfite reductase, translated as MSTPTRTSNRPQRGQGQWALGYREPLNPNERMKKDSDGLEVRQRILDIYSKTGFDGIDPGDLRGRMRWMGLYTQRAQGIPGGKTAVLEPEELEDEYFMMRARIDGGQLTSDGLRVLGGISTEFGRDVADVTDRQNVQYHWIRIEDVPEIWRRLESVGLSTMEACGDTPRVMLGCPLAGILEDEVLDATDVISETVATYVGSPEFSNLPRKWKTSMSGCVDHCTEPEIDDVSFVGVVNSDGEAGYDLWVGGGLSTNPMFAQRIGVFVRPDQVTDVWAACTAVFRDYGYRRQRNRARIKFLMADWGPEKFRQVLQDEYLHAQLPDGPAPAPAKHDQRDHVGVAKQKDGRNAVGFALRTGRITGSLLTTIANLADEYGQGRIRTTTQQKLVILDVPDARVEALVDALAEHDLQVRPSAFRRGTMACTGLEFCKLAIVETKQHAQDLYAELEKRLPDFDVPIGINVNGCPNSCARFQTADIGFKGSMVRDESGEMVEGFQVHLGGHLGVEATFGRKFRGHKVTKAETADYCERVLRGFLERRTPGESFAHYVSRADEDWLL; from the coding sequence GTGAGCACCCCCACCCGCACCAGCAACCGGCCGCAGCGCGGTCAGGGCCAGTGGGCGCTGGGCTACCGCGAGCCGCTCAATCCCAACGAACGGATGAAGAAGGACTCCGACGGGCTCGAGGTCCGGCAGCGGATCCTCGACATCTACTCGAAGACCGGCTTCGACGGCATCGACCCGGGTGACCTCCGGGGCCGCATGCGCTGGATGGGCCTCTACACCCAGCGGGCGCAGGGCATCCCCGGCGGCAAGACCGCCGTGCTGGAGCCCGAGGAGCTCGAGGACGAGTACTTCATGATGCGCGCCCGCATCGACGGCGGGCAGCTGACCAGCGACGGGCTGCGGGTGCTCGGCGGCATCAGCACCGAGTTCGGCCGGGACGTCGCCGACGTGACCGACCGGCAGAACGTGCAGTACCACTGGATCCGCATCGAGGACGTCCCCGAGATCTGGCGGCGGCTGGAGTCGGTCGGCCTGTCGACCATGGAGGCCTGCGGTGACACCCCGCGCGTGATGCTCGGCTGCCCGCTGGCGGGGATCCTCGAGGACGAGGTGCTCGACGCCACCGACGTCATCTCCGAGACCGTCGCCACGTACGTGGGCAGCCCCGAGTTCAGCAACCTGCCGCGCAAGTGGAAGACGTCGATGTCCGGCTGCGTCGACCACTGCACCGAGCCCGAGATCGACGACGTCTCCTTCGTCGGCGTCGTGAACTCCGACGGCGAGGCCGGCTACGACCTGTGGGTCGGCGGTGGGCTGTCCACCAACCCGATGTTCGCCCAGCGGATCGGCGTCTTCGTCCGGCCCGATCAGGTGACCGACGTCTGGGCGGCCTGCACCGCCGTCTTCCGCGACTACGGCTACCGCCGGCAGCGCAACCGCGCCCGCATCAAGTTCCTCATGGCCGACTGGGGCCCGGAGAAGTTCCGCCAGGTGCTGCAGGACGAGTACCTGCACGCGCAGCTGCCCGACGGTCCCGCCCCGGCGCCGGCCAAGCACGACCAGCGCGACCACGTCGGCGTCGCCAAGCAGAAGGACGGGCGCAACGCCGTCGGCTTCGCGCTGCGCACCGGCCGGATCACCGGCTCGCTGCTCACCACGATCGCGAACCTCGCCGACGAGTACGGACAGGGACGCATCCGGACGACGACGCAGCAGAAGCTGGTGATCCTCGACGTGCCCGACGCGCGCGTGGAGGCGCTGGTCGACGCACTGGCCGAGCACGACCTGCAGGTCCGGCCGAGCGCGTTCCGCCGCGGCACCATGGCCTGCACCGGCCTGGAGTTCTGCAAGCTGGCGATCGTCGAGACCAAGCAGCACGCGCAGGACCTCTACGCGGAACTCGAGAAGCGGCTGCCCGACTTCGACGTGCCGATCGGCATCAACGTCAATGGCTGCCCGAACAGCTGCGCCCGGTTCCAGACCGCCGACATCGGCTTCAAGGGCTCGATGGTCCGCGACGAGAGCGGCGAGATGGTGGAGGGCTTCCAGGTCCACCTGGGCGGTCACCTCGGCGTGGAGGCCACCTTCGGCCGCAAGTTCCGCGGCCACAAGGTGACCAAGGCGGAGACCGCCGACTACTGCGAGCGCGTGCTGCGCGGCTTCCTCGAGCGCCGGACGCCGGGCGAGTCGTTCGCGCACTACGTCTCCCGGGCGGACGAGGACTGGCTCCTGTGA
- a CDS encoding 4a-hydroxytetrahydrobiopterin dehydratase, with the protein MPRPPRLSPDELTAALHGLPLWSGDGAGIRRTVEQPSFRDAVAAIVAIADVAEEMDHHPDVDLRYRTLHLTLVSHSAGGVSELDLELARRIDALLPA; encoded by the coding sequence ATGCCTCGCCCACCGCGCCTCTCCCCCGACGAGCTCACCGCCGCGCTGCACGGCCTACCGCTGTGGTCTGGAGACGGTGCGGGGATCCGCCGGACCGTGGAGCAGCCGAGCTTCCGGGACGCGGTCGCCGCGATCGTGGCGATCGCCGACGTCGCCGAGGAGATGGACCACCACCCCGACGTCGACCTGCGGTACCGGACGCTGCACCTGACGCTGGTCAGCCACTCCGCCGGCGGCGTCAGCGAGCTGGACCTCGAACTGGCCCGGCGCATCGACGCCCTGCTCCCCGCCTGA
- a CDS encoding HipA family kinase — MLPAVTATRYVTPLREGGSLPGLMEADDLGTYVVKWRAAGQGVRVLVAEVVCGELARALGLPVPALVTVDVARELAVGEPDHEVQELLQRSAGRNLGLDYLPGALDFEAGADGVDPELAGRVLWFDALTGNVDRSWRNPNMLFWHGRLQLIDHGAALTFHHHWPGAEAAVVRPYDASAHALIECAPDVPAADAALASRITRPLLERVLAQVPDDWLEGETPEDPPHAVRNRYVGQLLARLAARDAWLPGLVAAAAAGGSGRRRAPVGQNRPGWLGPPPPEGITQR, encoded by the coding sequence GTGCTGCCCGCCGTCACCGCCACCCGCTACGTCACGCCGCTGCGCGAGGGCGGGTCGCTGCCTGGCCTGATGGAGGCCGACGACCTGGGCACATACGTGGTGAAGTGGCGCGCGGCCGGCCAGGGCGTGCGGGTGCTCGTCGCCGAGGTGGTGTGCGGGGAGCTGGCCCGGGCGCTCGGCCTCCCGGTGCCGGCGCTGGTGACCGTGGACGTCGCCCGCGAACTGGCGGTGGGCGAGCCCGACCACGAGGTCCAGGAGCTGCTGCAGCGTTCCGCCGGGCGCAACCTCGGCCTGGACTACCTGCCCGGGGCGCTGGACTTCGAGGCCGGCGCCGACGGCGTGGACCCGGAACTGGCCGGGCGGGTGCTGTGGTTCGACGCGCTGACCGGCAACGTCGACCGCTCCTGGCGGAACCCGAACATGCTGTTCTGGCACGGGCGCCTGCAGCTGATCGACCACGGCGCGGCGCTGACCTTCCACCACCACTGGCCCGGCGCCGAGGCCGCCGTCGTCCGGCCCTACGACGCGTCGGCGCACGCGCTGATCGAGTGCGCGCCGGACGTGCCGGCGGCCGATGCTGCGCTGGCGTCCCGGATCACCCGGCCGCTGCTCGAGAGGGTGCTCGCCCAGGTGCCCGACGACTGGCTGGAGGGGGAGACCCCGGAGGACCCGCCGCACGCCGTCCGCAACCGGTACGTGGGCCAGCTGCTGGCCCGGCTCGCGGCCCGCGACGCCTGGCTGCCGGGGCTGGTGGCCGCCGCGGCCGCCGGTGGGTCAGGCCGTCGCCGGGCGCCGGTCGGGCAGAACCGTCCCGGCTGGCTGGGCCCGCCGCCGCCCGAGGGGATCACCCAGCGATGA
- a CDS encoding (deoxy)nucleoside triphosphate pyrophosphohydrolase, translating into MFRLRFTTLVEAPLTVAFDVARALGRPWPVPLEEVVSVRPERDVYAVARGRGWITHSRRFTATGAGTLVDEQVDWDTGLPGIVSGVVDRLVLRGRVVRAMQAHLDGYAAAAAHRALDVVRVVGAALVDGDRVLVAQRSGGRYDGCWEFPGGKVEPGESDLAALVRECAEELRVDVVPQAFLGEVLLDGVVAGGAPGASTMRVWWGRIAHGRPVAHEHAQLRWVGAADLDALDWIPADRPLLPAVRALLGLGGAPRRGRTSR; encoded by the coding sequence GTGTTCCGGCTGCGTTTCACCACGTTGGTGGAGGCGCCGCTGACCGTGGCGTTCGACGTCGCCCGTGCGCTGGGCCGGCCGTGGCCGGTGCCGCTGGAGGAGGTCGTCTCCGTACGGCCCGAGCGGGACGTGTACGCCGTCGCCCGCGGCCGCGGCTGGATCACCCACTCACGGCGGTTCACGGCCACCGGCGCCGGGACGCTCGTCGACGAGCAGGTCGACTGGGACACCGGGCTGCCCGGCATCGTCAGCGGCGTCGTCGACCGGCTGGTGCTGCGCGGCCGGGTCGTCCGGGCGATGCAGGCGCACCTGGACGGCTACGCCGCGGCGGCCGCCCACCGGGCGCTGGACGTCGTCCGGGTGGTCGGCGCCGCGCTGGTCGACGGCGACCGGGTGCTCGTCGCGCAGCGATCCGGGGGCCGCTACGACGGCTGCTGGGAGTTCCCCGGCGGCAAGGTGGAGCCGGGGGAGTCGGACCTGGCCGCCCTCGTCCGCGAGTGCGCGGAGGAGCTGCGGGTCGACGTCGTCCCGCAGGCGTTCCTGGGCGAGGTGCTGCTGGACGGCGTCGTCGCCGGTGGTGCGCCCGGCGCGTCCACCATGCGCGTGTGGTGGGGCCGGATCGCGCACGGCCGGCCGGTTGCGCACGAACACGCTCAGCTGCGGTGGGTGGGTGCTGCGGACCTCGACGCGCTGGACTGGATCCCCGCCGACCGCCCGCTCCTCCCCGCCGTCCGTGCCCTCCTCGGCCTCGGCGGGGCGCCTCGCAGGGGCCGTACCAGCCGGTAG
- a CDS encoding phosphoadenylyl-sulfate reductase, whose translation MTTAISPTPEVAADADARFAGIADPVEQALAVLAWAGDNFGDRFAITSSMADGLLAHLASRAIPGVHVIFLDTGYHFAETIGTRDWITGVLPVTLVNVTPPQTVAEQDLSHGPGLYERDPDLCCSLRKVQPLAQTLSGYAAWGSGVRRDESPTRAGTRLVDWDAKRGMVKVNPIAAWSQDDVDGYIAEHRIPVNPLFELGYGSIGCAPCTRPVAPGEDARAGRWAGSTKTECGLHT comes from the coding sequence ATGACGACTGCGATCTCGCCGACGCCGGAGGTCGCCGCCGACGCCGACGCGCGCTTCGCCGGTATCGCCGACCCGGTCGAGCAGGCGCTGGCCGTCCTCGCGTGGGCCGGGGACAACTTCGGCGACCGGTTCGCGATCACCTCGTCCATGGCCGACGGCCTGCTCGCGCACCTGGCGAGCCGCGCGATCCCCGGCGTGCACGTGATCTTCCTGGACACCGGCTACCACTTCGCCGAGACGATCGGCACCCGGGACTGGATCACCGGTGTGCTGCCGGTGACGCTGGTCAACGTGACACCGCCGCAGACCGTCGCCGAGCAGGACCTCTCCCACGGCCCGGGGCTGTACGAGCGCGACCCCGATCTCTGCTGCTCGCTGCGCAAGGTGCAGCCGCTGGCCCAGACGCTGTCCGGGTACGCGGCGTGGGGTTCGGGCGTCCGCCGGGACGAGTCGCCGACGCGCGCCGGGACCCGGCTGGTCGACTGGGACGCCAAGCGCGGCATGGTGAAGGTCAACCCGATCGCCGCCTGGAGCCAGGACGACGTCGACGGCTACATCGCCGAGCACCGGATCCCGGTCAACCCGCTGTTCGAGCTCGGGTACGGCTCCATCGGGTGCGCCCCGTGCACCCGGCCGGTGGCCCCGGGCGAGGACGCGCGCGCCGGCCGATGGGCGGGGTCGACCAAGACGGAGTGCGGCCTGCACACCTGA
- a CDS encoding peptide ABC transporter substrate-binding protein, which produces MKLSKRNSGLVATAIAAALLMTACGGGDDEGGEGGGSADGGGSYSLAINNPENPLVPGNTTESEGAQVIKALWTGLIEYAEDGEVQYTGIAESIESDDNTTWTITLKDGWTFHDGTPVTASSFVDAWNYTAYSPNAQGGSYFLSNIVGYKDLQAPTDDAGEITGDPVATEMTGLEVVDDQTFTVTLNDPFAQFPVTVGYNAFFPMAEAFFEDPEAAALDTPIGTGPFQAEGPFEEGVGITLSKYDDYAGENEANAETLEIDVYSEITTSYRDVQGGNLDVVKDIPADVIATAPAEFGDRFIERPSSSFTYLGVPTYDPRFADKRVRQAFSMAIDRGAITDAIFNGTFTPATDAIAPVVDGYREGACEYCELDVERANQLLDEAGFDRSMPVDLWFNAGASHDAWVEAVGNQLRENLGIEYTLQGNLEFAEYLPLLDSKGITGPFRLGWAMDYPSPQNYLEPLYSTAALPPAGSNVTFYSNPEFDQLIAQGNQAETNEEAIDFYQQADDIILEDMPIIPMFFGVEQIVHSEDVSDVVIDVFGQIDTARVKVN; this is translated from the coding sequence GTGAAGTTGAGCAAGCGCAACAGTGGGCTCGTCGCGACGGCCATCGCCGCCGCGCTGCTGATGACGGCCTGTGGCGGTGGCGATGACGAGGGCGGCGAGGGCGGCGGCTCCGCCGACGGCGGCGGCTCGTACAGCCTGGCCATCAACAACCCGGAGAACCCGCTCGTCCCCGGTAACACGACCGAGAGCGAGGGCGCGCAGGTCATCAAGGCGCTCTGGACCGGTCTGATCGAGTACGCCGAGGACGGCGAGGTCCAGTACACGGGCATCGCGGAGTCCATCGAGTCCGACGACAACACCACGTGGACCATCACCCTCAAGGACGGCTGGACGTTCCACGACGGCACCCCGGTGACCGCGTCGTCGTTCGTCGACGCGTGGAACTACACGGCCTACAGCCCGAACGCCCAGGGTGGGTCGTACTTCCTCTCCAACATCGTGGGCTACAAGGATCTGCAGGCCCCGACCGACGACGCCGGTGAGATCACCGGGGACCCGGTCGCCACCGAGATGACCGGTCTCGAGGTCGTCGACGACCAGACCTTCACGGTCACCCTCAACGACCCGTTCGCCCAGTTCCCCGTGACGGTGGGCTACAACGCCTTCTTCCCGATGGCCGAGGCCTTCTTCGAGGACCCGGAAGCGGCCGCGCTCGACACCCCGATCGGCACCGGTCCCTTCCAGGCCGAGGGCCCGTTCGAGGAGGGCGTGGGCATCACCCTGTCGAAGTACGACGACTACGCGGGAGAGAACGAGGCCAACGCCGAGACCCTGGAGATCGACGTCTACTCGGAGATCACCACCTCCTACCGGGACGTCCAGGGTGGCAACCTGGACGTGGTGAAGGACATCCCGGCCGACGTCATCGCCACCGCGCCGGCGGAGTTCGGTGACCGGTTCATCGAGCGCCCGTCGTCGTCGTTCACGTACCTCGGCGTGCCCACCTACGACCCGCGCTTCGCCGACAAGCGGGTGCGCCAGGCGTTCTCCATGGCGATCGATCGCGGGGCCATCACCGACGCGATCTTCAACGGCACCTTCACCCCGGCCACCGACGCGATCGCCCCGGTCGTCGACGGTTACCGCGAGGGTGCCTGCGAGTACTGCGAGCTCGACGTCGAGCGGGCCAACCAGCTCCTCGACGAGGCCGGCTTCGACCGGAGCATGCCGGTCGACCTGTGGTTCAACGCCGGCGCCAGCCACGACGCCTGGGTGGAGGCCGTCGGCAACCAGCTGCGGGAGAACCTGGGCATCGAGTACACGCTGCAGGGGAACCTCGAGTTCGCCGAGTACCTGCCGCTGCTGGACTCGAAGGGCATCACCGGCCCGTTCCGGCTCGGCTGGGCCATGGACTACCCGAGCCCGCAGAACTACCTGGAGCCGCTGTACTCCACCGCTGCGCTTCCCCCGGCCGGCTCGAACGTGACCTTCTACTCGAACCCCGAGTTCGACCAGTTGATCGCTCAGGGCAACCAGGCGGAGACCAACGAGGAGGCCATCGACTTCTACCAGCAGGCCGATGACATCATCCTCGAGGACATGCCGATCATCCCGATGTTCTTCGGCGTGGAGCAGATCGTCCACAGCGAGGACGTCTCCGACGTGGTGATCGACGTCTTCGGGCAGATCGACACCGCGCGGGTCAAGGTCAACTGA
- a CDS encoding DUF3037 domain-containing protein, protein MTSRDVFEYAVLRVVPRIERGESLNAGVLVYCRQRDYLGSRLHLDAARLRALDPTADAAAIEQALQAAADVCAADPVAGAAGREALGSRFRWLTAPRSTVIQPGPVHTGLTAAPDAEADRLLRLLVLPIEG, encoded by the coding sequence ATGACATCGAGGGACGTGTTCGAGTACGCGGTGCTGCGCGTCGTTCCGCGCATCGAGCGGGGGGAGTCGCTCAACGCGGGCGTCCTCGTCTACTGCCGCCAGCGCGACTACCTCGGCTCGCGACTGCACCTGGACGCCGCCCGGCTGCGGGCGCTGGACCCGACCGCGGACGCCGCGGCCATCGAGCAGGCGCTGCAGGCGGCCGCCGACGTCTGCGCCGCCGATCCGGTGGCCGGCGCCGCCGGCCGGGAGGCCCTGGGGTCGCGCTTCCGCTGGCTCACCGCCCCGCGCAGCACCGTCATCCAGCCCGGTCCGGTGCACACCGGACTGACCGCCGCCCCCGACGCCGAGGCCGACCGGCTGCTGCGGCTGCTGGTCCTGCCCATCGAGGGCTGA
- a CDS encoding RrF2 family transcriptional regulator produces MSCVRINARVDYAVRAVVELAAAAPGSLTAERIATAQDIPSRFLQAILADLQHARLVTSQRGRDGGYRLALPASEISIARVMRVEQGFLAEVHGQRPEDVVYPGAAAGLAGVWVAAREAYRRVLEGVTVADVVAGQLPPHAAELVAIDDAWRSFSAPPEE; encoded by the coding sequence ATGTCCTGCGTGCGCATCAACGCCCGCGTCGACTACGCCGTCCGAGCGGTGGTCGAGCTCGCCGCTGCGGCGCCGGGTTCGCTCACCGCCGAACGCATCGCCACCGCCCAGGACATCCCGAGCCGGTTCCTCCAGGCCATCCTCGCCGATCTGCAGCACGCCCGGCTGGTCACCAGCCAGCGTGGCCGGGACGGCGGGTACCGCCTGGCGCTCCCCGCCTCGGAGATCTCCATCGCGCGCGTCATGCGGGTGGAGCAGGGATTCCTCGCCGAGGTGCACGGCCAGCGCCCCGAGGACGTCGTGTACCCGGGTGCGGCTGCCGGGCTGGCGGGCGTGTGGGTCGCCGCACGGGAGGCCTACCGCCGCGTCCTGGAAGGGGTCACGGTCGCCGACGTCGTGGCCGGCCAGCTGCCGCCGCACGCCGCCGAGCTGGTGGCCATCGACGACGCCTGGCGGTCCTTCAGCGCCCCGCCGGAGGAGTGA